Sequence from the Kineosporia succinea genome:
GAACTGCGCCCCGTCCACCGCCCGCATGGTCTCGACGATGTTGCGGTAGAACGACTTCCAGCTCTCCGGGTCGTCCGACGACCAGCGCGACTCGGCCAGGTTGAACTCCCAGCCGATGCGCAGGATCGTGTTCTGCTCGCCGTTGGCCACCAGGTTCTCGGCCAGCGTGCGGAAGTACTGGTTGTACTGGCCCTGGGCGCCGGCGGCGATGGTGGCGGACTCGTCGCCGGTCGGGAGCATCGCCACCGCGTAGACCAGGCGGTAGCCCGAGCCGTTCCACTCGTCCAGCAGGTACTGCGGGTTGGCGATGTTCTCCCAGGTGTCGCGGGCCGAGAAGTCGATCACGTAGCTGACGTCGGCCCCCAGCCACTGCTCGTACTGCGCCACGCCGTCGGCCGAGGTCTTGCCGTAGACGCCGTACCGCGTGCCGGTGGTGGTGCCGGTTCCGCTTCCGGTGGACGCGGTCGGGGTGGGGGCGCTGGTGCTCGTGTCGTCGTCGCCACGGGTGAACGTGAAGGCGATCACGGCGATCAGCGCGAGCGCGATCACGGCGGCGCCGGCGGCGAGCAGCTTCCTGTCCGGGCCCTTGTCCTTCTCGGCCGGTGGCTGCCGCATGCCGGTGCCGGGCGGCAGGGCGCCACCGGTGCTGTCGGGTGCGGTGCTGTTGGGCGCGGTGCTGTTGGGTGCGGTGCTTGAGGACGCGCCGGTCGGGTTCGCGGTCGCGTCACCCGGTGTGGTGGTCGCGTCGTCGTCGGGGCCGGGCGCGGCGTGCCGGCCGCTCGGGGAGGGCCCGGGACGCCGGGCGTCGTCAGAGGGCGTGGCACGCATGGGGTCAGGCCTTTCGCTCGGGGGAGGACACCAGTCGGGAGGACACCATCGTGGGGGACGGCGGGTGTCTCAGCGTCACGAGAATGCCCGCTCCCGGCCGTGAATCCGCTGAGAAATGGGGCGGTTACGGAGGTGCGGATTCGTTCGATCGGGTGCATGCCGATCGGGTCGCGAAGGGGTACTCCCGTAGTCAATTGCTTGACCGTTCAACTAAATACTTTTATCGTCAAGTACATGACGGATCCCTTCGCACCCGGTGCCGCGTTCGACGCGTTCCTCCCCGGGGCCCTGGCCACCAGCCGGGCCCAGCGGGACTGGACCCCGCAGGACGGCGCGCTGCCGGCCCTCTACCTCTCGCACGGTGCCCCGCCGCTGTTCGACGACGGTGAGTGGATGGACCAGCTGCTGGCCTGGGCGCAGAAGATGCCCAAGCCGAAGAGCATCCTGATCATCAGCGCGCACTGGGAGTCGGCGCCGCTGAGCATCACCAGCCCGTTCGCGAACACCCCGCTGGTCTACGACTTCGGCGGCTTCGCACAGCGCTACTTCGAGATGGAGTACGCCACCCCCGACGCCGCCGAGCTGGCCCGCCTGGTCTCGTCGGTGATGCCCGACGTGGAGACGGTGCACCAGCACAACAGCCGCGGCCTCGATCACGGTGCCTGGGTGCCGCTGAAGACCATGTACCCGCTCGGTGACGTGCCGGTGCTGCAGCTCAGCATCCCCACGCACGACCCGGCCAAGCTGATGGACCTGGGCCGCCGCCTGCGCCCGCTGCGCGAGCAGGGCGTGCTGATCATCGGCTCCGGCTTCATGACGCACGGTCTGCCGTTCCTGACCCGCGACGCGATGATGGGCAAGGTGCCGGGCTGGTCGTCCGACTTCGACAGCTGGGCGCAGGAGACCCTGGCCCGCGGCGACGTCGACACCCTGATGAACTACCTCAACCGCGCGCCCGGCCTGCCCTACTCGCACCCCACGGTCGAGCACTTCGTGCCGGCGTTCATCACCCTCGGTGCCGCGACCGACCCCGAGGCGCCGGTGACGACGACCATCGAGGGCTGGATGTGGGGCCTGTCGAAGCGCTCGTTCCAGGTGGCCTGAAAACCGCCGCCCCCGTGGGCGTCTGGGGCGCGCTCGATCAGCGACCCAGGCGCCCGTAGGTCGTGTACTCGGTCGTGCCCTTCTCCTGGGCCTCCACCGACCGCTCCAGCCGGCGGGTCAGCGACGGCGTGAGCGCGACCCGGCCGAACTCGTCGGGGGCCACGAAACGGGCTGCGCGCAGCTCACTCTCCTGCAGCACCAGGCCCGCCACCCCGTCCTCGTCGAGAACGCCGCCGTCGAAGACGAACTGCAGCTGGTCGCCCCACACCCCGTGCCGCGGCACCCAGTCGACGACCAGCAGCCGGCCCGGCTCGCGCCGCAGGCCCAGCTCCTCCTCCAGCTCCCGGCCGCAGCCCAGGCGGGGGTCCTCGTCGGCCTCGACCACGCCGCCGGGCATCACCCAGGTGGGCTTGTAGGTCGCCTCGAGCAGCAGTACGCGGCCCTGCTCGTCGCGGATCAGGGCGGCGGCGGCGACGTTCTTGCGCGGCAGGCGGGAGGCGATCCCGGGATTGAACTCGGCCTCCGGCTCGCCCTCGGTGAACAGGTCGTCGTCGAGGGTGGGCAGGCCGGTCGCGGGGTCACGGGAGGTCACGAGATTCGATCGAACACCCGCGCCGACCAGGTCGGCAAGCCGCGGGGCGGCGTGACCGGCGCCGAGGTGGCGCAGTTCACCCCGCTGATCTCCGGTCGTCGGGTGACACTCGTGCGCCCGGGCCGCAGGGGCGTCACCCGCGGCCGGCGGTGCGTCAAAACAGGAAAGCCCCCGACCGGAGTCGGGGGCTTTCTCTCGCACGTGGCCGGTGCAGGGTTCGAACCTGCGTAGGCTGAGCCGTCTGATTTACAGTCAGATCCCTTTGGCCACTCGGGCAACCGGCCGTGCCACCGTGCGAGCCCTTGAGCTCGTCCGGCGGATGCGAGGATAGCAAGGATCGGGGGTGCTTCGCGCATCCGTATCCCCGCGGTCCGTCCGCGACCGGGTGACAGCCCTCCGGACCCCGTCCGTCAGCCAGCAGTCCGCAAGCAGACAAGGAGCTTCTCTTGGCCAGCGATTCGTCGTTCGACGTCGTCAGCAAGGTCGACCGGCAGGAGGTCGACAACGCCCTCAACCAGGCGGAGAAGGAGATCGCCCAGCGCTACGACTTCAAGGGCACCGGCGCCTCGATCGAGTGGAGCGGTGACGAGAAGGTCGTCATCAAGGCCAACAGCGAAGACCGGGTGAAGGCGGTCCTCGACGTCTTCCAGTCCAAGCTGATCAAGCGCGGCGTCTCGCTGAAGGTGCTCGACTCCTCCGAGCCGAAGGTCTCCGGCAAGGAGTACCGGATGGAGTCCGACATCAAGGAGGGTCTCTCCCAGGAGATCGCCAAGAAGATCGGCAAGATCATCCGGGACGAGGGTCCCAAGGGCGTCAAGACCCAGATCACCGGCGAGGAGATGCGCGTCTCCAGCAAGAACCGTGACGACCTGCAGGAGGTCATCGCGCTGCTCAAGGGGGCCGACATCGACGTGGCCCTGCAGTTCGTGAACTACCGCTGACCTGGTTCCGCCCGACCGTTTCGGCCTGCCCGTCCTGGTCCGGCCGGGACGTGGACGTGAGGACGCCGCTGGAGCCTTCCGGCGGCGTCCTCAGTTTGAGCGGTCATTCGGCCTCTGAACTGCGGATTTCTGTCCGGGGCGAGGATCGGGTAATGTTTACCGGGCCGCCAGGGAAGCAGTAAGCCGCCTGGATGGCAGGCCCCGATAGCTCAGTCGGCAGAGCGTCTCCATGGTAAGGAGAAGGTCTAGGGTTCGATTCCCTATCGGGGCTCTGGTTGGTCTTGTTCAGAGCGAGACCGCGCATGGCGGGGTAGCTCAGTTGGTAGAGCAAACGACTCATAATCGTTGTGTCACGGGTTCAAGTCCCGTCCTCGCTACTCTGATTGTTATCCGCACTGCGTGTTCGATCCGCATCGACAGCGACTCCATTCGAAAGAGGCACAGCCGTGGCCAGCAAAGCCGCCGACGTCCGTCCCAAGATCACCATGGCGTGCGTCGAATGCAAGGAGCGCAACTACATCACCAAGAAGAACCGGCGTAACGACCCGGACCGGATGGAACTGAAGAAGTTCTGCCCGCGCTGCGGCAACCACACCGCTCACCGCGAGACCCGCTAGTCGTTCCGTCGGAAGGCCGTCCCGTTCACGGGGCGGCCCTTCGTCGTGTTTGCACATCCGCATCGCTACGTTCGCCCGACCGGGTGAACCCGTCTGACCAAGGAGGGGCCGATGGGCGTCAACCCGGAGATCGTCGGCAAGACCTACACCGGTGCGCCGGTGTACGAGGTCGGCCGCGAGAAGATCCGTGAGTTCGCCGAGGCCGTCCGGTCGGCCGATCCGGTGCACACCGACCCGGAGGCGGCCCGCGCCCAGGGGTACGCCGACGTCATCGCCCCGCCCACCTTCGCCATCGTCGTCGCCCAGCGCTGCGAGGGTCTGGTGATGGCCGATCCCGACGCCGGCATCGACTACTCGCGCCTGGTGCACGGCGAGCAGCGCTTCACCCACCACCGCCCGATCGTCGCCGGAGACCGCCTCACCTCGGTCGCCCACGTCGACGACGCCCGGGTCATGGCGGGCAACGGGCGGGTCGTCACCCGCGTCGAGATCACCGACGCGGCGGGCGAACCCGTCACCACGGCAGTCTCCATGGTGCTGATCCGGGCGGAGGACGAGAAGTGAAGTTCGGCGAGGTCGCGGCCGGCGACGAACTGCCCCCGGCCGACATCACGGTCACCCGGGCCGATCTGATCCGTTACGCCGGTGCCAGCGGTGACTTCAACGTCATCCACTGGAACGACCGGGTGGCCACCTCGGTCGGCCTGCCCGGGGTGATCGCCCACGGCATGTACACGATGGCGCTCGGCGGCCGGTACGTCAGCGACTGGGCCGGTGGCGCCGGTGCGGTCGTCGAGTACGGGGTGCGGTTCACCAACCTGGTGCCGGTCCCCGACGACGACTCCGGGGCCACGGTCACCTTCAGCGGCAAGGTCACCAAGACCGACGAGGCCGCGAGCACCGTCACCGTCACCCTGACCGCCCTCGCCGGGGGCCAGAAGGTCCTGGGCAAAGCGATCGCCGTCGTCCGGCTGCCCTGACCGTGAGCGGGCTGGTCCGGCCCGCCCCGCTCCACAGCCCGGCCCGGATCAGCTCGGCGAAGCACTCGGTCGCGATCGTCTTCGCGCTCAACGGTCTCGTCTTCTCCTCCTGGTCGGCGCGTCTGCCCGCCGTCCGTGACCAGCTCGACCTGAGCGTGGGCCGGATCGGCCTGGTTCTGCTGGCTCTTTCGGCCGGTTCGCTGGTGATGCTCCCCAGCGCCGGGGCGGTGATCTCCGCACTCGGCCCCGCCCGCACGGTGCTGACCGGAGTGCTCATCGGCTCGGCGGGGGTGGTCGCGGTCGGCCTGGCCCCCGACGTCTGGCTGCTCGCGGCCGGGCTGTTCCTGACCGGGGCCGGCATGGGCGCCTGGGACGTGGCCATGAACGTCGAGGGCGCCGAGGTGGAACGCCGCATCGGCCGGGTGGTCATGCCCCGTTTCCACGCCGCCTACAGCCTGGGCACGGTCGGCGGCGCCGGTTCCGGGGCCCTGGCCGCCGCGCTGGATGTCAGCCCGAGGGTGCATCTTCCGCTCGTCGCGCTGGTGGTGCTGATCGGGGGCACGCTCGCGCAGCGCCGGTTCGTGGCCCTGCCCGGTGAGACGGAGGACGGGGCGCAGGCCCGCAGCCGGGTGCGCTCGGTGCTCGCGGCCTGGGCCGAGCCGAAGACCCTGCTGATCGGGGCGCTGGTGTTCAGCATGGCGCTGGCCGAGGGCGCGGCGAACGACTGGCTGGCCCTGGCCGTGGTCGACGGGTACGGCGCCCCGCACGCCCTCGGGGCGGGCGTCTTCGCGGTCTTCGTGATCGGCATGACCGTGACCCGGATGGCCGGCCCGGCGCTGCTCGAGCGGGTCGAGAACGCCCGGGCCCTGCGGATCAGCGCGGTGCTGGTGCTTCTGGGCAGCGGGCTGGTGATCTCCGGCACCCTGGTGCCCGGCCCCGGTGCGTACCCGATGGCCGTCGTCGGCGCGCTGCTGTGGGGGGTCGGTGCGGCGCTGGGCTTCCCGATGGGCATGACCGCGGCGGCGGCCGATCCGGTGAACTCGGCCGCGCGCGTCGGCGTAGTGTCGACGATCGGGTACACCGCCTTCATCGCCGGGCCGCCCGTGCTCGGTGCGGTGGGGCAGCAGGTCGGGGTGGCCCTGTCGCTCGCCGGGGTGAGCCTGGCCGTGCTGCTGGCACTGATCACGGCCGGTGCGGTGAGATCCTCTCGGTGAACGGGTTTCGTGAGTGTTGTGGAGGAACGGATGACGCGGCTGGCTGACCTGACGACCCTGCGGGTGGGGGGTCCGGCCCGGCGGCTCGTGGTCGCCACCTCCGCCGACGAGCTGGTGCGGGCGGTGAGCGAGGCCGACGCGGCGGGCGAGCCGGTGCTGCTGGTCGGCGGTGGCTCCAACCTGGTGATCGGCGACGCCGGGTTCGAGGGCACGGTGGTGCAGGTGGCGAGCCGCGGCATCACGGTGCACAACGTGGACTACTGCGGTGGGGCGGAGATCACGGTCGAGGCCGGGGAACCGTGGGACGGTGTGGTCGCCCGGGCGGTGTCCGAGGGCTGGATCGGGGTCGAGGCGCTGTCCGGCATCCCGGGCTCGACCGGTGCGACGCCGGTGCAGAACGTGGGCGCCTACGGCCAGGAGGTCTCCGGCACGGTCGCCAGCGTGCGCACCTACGACCGCCGGGAGAAGAAGATCCGCACGCTGGCCGCGGCCGACTGCCGGTTCGGTTACCGCGACTCGCTCTTCAAGCGTGAGCGGTTCGCCGGTGGCCCCCGTTATCTGGTGCTGCAGGTGTCGTTCCAGTTCGTGGTGGCCGACCTGAGCGAGCCGGTGAAGTACGCCGAGCTCGCCCGCAGGCTCGGCGTCGAGATCGGCGACCGGGTCCCCCTCGCGAACGTGAGGGACAACGTCCTCGATCTGAGGGCCGGCAAGGGGATGGTGCTCGACGGCACCGACCACGACACCTGGAGTGCCGGGTCATTCTTCACCAACCCGGTGCTGCCGGCCGAGCAGGCCGCCGCACTGCCCCCGGCGGCGCCGCGCTACCCCGCGCCCGACGGCCTGGTGAAGACGTCCGCCGCCTGGCTGATCGACCACGCCGGATTCGCCAAGGGGTTCGGCCTGCCCGGCCCGGCGAGCCTGTCCACGAAGCACACGCTGGCCCTGACCAACCGGGGTGCGGCGAGTGCGGCCGACGTGCTCGACGTGGCCCGTCAGGTGCGTGACGGGGTGGAGAAGGAGTTCGGCGTGCGGCTGGTGCCGGAGCCCGAACTGATCGGGTGTGAGCTGTAACACCGGCTCCGGCGGACGGGCCGGGTGAGGGCCCGTCCGGCGGGACCTGGCCCGGGCACCCCCGGGAACCTGGCAAACTCTGTTCATGGAGCGCCCGGTCACCACTCTTCCCAAGGCCCATCTGCACCTGCACTTCACCGGCTCGATGCGGCCGGCGACGCTGGAGGAGATGGCGGCCAAGCACCGGATCCGGCTGCCCGAGACCCTGCGTGAGCACCACCTCCTGCGCCTGACCCCCGATGAGCGGGGCTGGTTCCGCTTCCAGCGTCTGTACGACGCGGCCCGCGCCTGCGTGCGCGACGCCGACGACATGCGGCGCCTGGTGATCGAGGCCGCGGAAGACGACGCCGCCGAGGGCTCGCGCTGGCTGGAGATGCAGGTCGACCCCACCTCGTACGCCCCGCACGTGGGCGGGATCACGCCGGCCCTGGAGATAGTGCTCGACGCGGCCCGGGAGGCCACGGAGACCACCGGCTGCCAGGTCGCGATCGTGGTGGCGGCCAGCCGCATGCGGCATCCGCTCGACGCGCGGATCCTGGCCCGGCTGGCCGCCCGCTACGCCGGTGAGGGCCCGGGCACGGTGGTCGGCTTCGGCCTGAGCAACGACGAGCGGCGCGGCGACACCGAGGAGTTCGCCGGTGCGTTCCGGATCGCGCGCAACGCCGGTCTGGCCAGCCTGCCCCACAGCGGCGAGCTGCGCGGCCCCGACCACGTGGCGGTCACGCTCGACACCCTGCACCCCGACCGGCTGGGCCACGGGGTGCGCTCGGCCGAGGATCCCGAGGTGCTGGCCCGGGTGATCGACGCCGGCGTCGCGCTCGAGGTGTGCCCGGCCTCGAACGTGGCCCTCGGGGTGTACCCGACGCTGGGGGAGGTGCCGCTGCGCACGCTGGTGGACGCGGGGGCGCGGCTCGCGCTCGGCGCGGACGACCCGCTGTTGTTCGGCCCGCGCCTGGCCGCGCAGTACGAGGCGGCTCGCGAGGTGCACGGCATGGACGATGCCGGTCTGCAGCATCTCGCGGCCTCGTCGATCGAGGCGTCGCGGGCCCCCGACGACGTGAAGAAGAAGCTGCTGGCCGACGTGGAGGCCTGGGCCCCGGCGAACGGGTGAGGGCGTGGCTCCGGCGGCGAACCCGGAGCCACGCCCTGGATGAGCCCGATCAGTGCCCCGCTCCCTCAAGCGGGGACACTGACCAGACGCCGCGCCTCTCGGAGCGCGGCTCCGGACTCGGTGGGCCTGACGGGGGACAGGCTCTGTCCGATCCGGAAGTGTGTAGGGTCAGGCGTTTTCGCCTCTGGTGCGTTCTGGTGCGGTGCGGGTGCCGGAGCGGTTCAGCTCGGCACGCCGGCGGTGGCGATGATGAACGAGACGACGGCCACGGCCAGCACCGTCATCGTCACACCGAACATGATCGTCTTCATCAGGAACTTGAACGGGTTCTGCAGGATCACCACGAACGGCTGCTGGAACCGGCTGACCACGTTGACCACGGCCAGCACGACCGCGCAGACCAGGACGATGACGAGCAGTACGCCACCCTGCCCTCCGTCGCTGCCCCCCGAGGCGACCAAGGTGTTGAAAGTTGCTCCGTTGCCTGCGATTGAGCCGGTCACTGGGTTCCCCTCCCTGGTGCGACCGAGCAGTTGCGGGTCGCGGGGCGACCGCTGATTCCGCGGGGTCCAGAGGCG
This genomic interval carries:
- a CDS encoding MFS transporter gives rise to the protein MSGLVRPAPLHSPARISSAKHSVAIVFALNGLVFSSWSARLPAVRDQLDLSVGRIGLVLLALSAGSLVMLPSAGAVISALGPARTVLTGVLIGSAGVVAVGLAPDVWLLAAGLFLTGAGMGAWDVAMNVEGAEVERRIGRVVMPRFHAAYSLGTVGGAGSGALAAALDVSPRVHLPLVALVVLIGGTLAQRRFVALPGETEDGAQARSRVRSVLAAWAEPKTLLIGALVFSMALAEGAANDWLALAVVDGYGAPHALGAGVFAVFVIGMTVTRMAGPALLERVENARALRISAVLVLLGSGLVISGTLVPGPGAYPMAVVGALLWGVGAALGFPMGMTAAAADPVNSAARVGVVSTIGYTAFIAGPPVLGAVGQQVGVALSLAGVSLAVLLALITAGAVRSSR
- a CDS encoding adenosine deaminase, with amino-acid sequence MERPVTTLPKAHLHLHFTGSMRPATLEEMAAKHRIRLPETLREHHLLRLTPDERGWFRFQRLYDAARACVRDADDMRRLVIEAAEDDAAEGSRWLEMQVDPTSYAPHVGGITPALEIVLDAAREATETTGCQVAIVVAASRMRHPLDARILARLAARYAGEGPGTVVGFGLSNDERRGDTEEFAGAFRIARNAGLASLPHSGELRGPDHVAVTLDTLHPDRLGHGVRSAEDPEVLARVIDAGVALEVCPASNVALGVYPTLGEVPLRTLVDAGARLALGADDPLLFGPRLAAQYEAAREVHGMDDAGLQHLAASSIEASRAPDDVKKKLLADVEAWAPANG
- a CDS encoding UDP-N-acetylmuramate dehydrogenase, giving the protein MTRLADLTTLRVGGPARRLVVATSADELVRAVSEADAAGEPVLLVGGGSNLVIGDAGFEGTVVQVASRGITVHNVDYCGGAEITVEAGEPWDGVVARAVSEGWIGVEALSGIPGSTGATPVQNVGAYGQEVSGTVASVRTYDRREKKIRTLAAADCRFGYRDSLFKRERFAGGPRYLVLQVSFQFVVADLSEPVKYAELARRLGVEIGDRVPLANVRDNVLDLRAGKGMVLDGTDHDTWSAGSFFTNPVLPAEQAAALPPAAPRYPAPDGLVKTSAAWLIDHAGFAKGFGLPGPASLSTKHTLALTNRGAASAADVLDVARQVRDGVEKEFGVRLVPEPELIGCEL
- a CDS encoding YajQ family cyclic di-GMP-binding protein yields the protein MASDSSFDVVSKVDRQEVDNALNQAEKEIAQRYDFKGTGASIEWSGDEKVVIKANSEDRVKAVLDVFQSKLIKRGVSLKVLDSSEPKVSGKEYRMESDIKEGLSQEIAKKIGKIIRDEGPKGVKTQITGEEMRVSSKNRDDLQEVIALLKGADIDVALQFVNYR
- a CDS encoding glycosyl hydrolase; amino-acid sequence: MRATPSDDARRPGPSPSGRHAAPGPDDDATTTPGDATANPTGASSSTAPNSTAPNSTAPDSTGGALPPGTGMRQPPAEKDKGPDRKLLAAGAAVIALALIAVIAFTFTRGDDDTSTSAPTPTASTGSGTGTTTGTRYGVYGKTSADGVAQYEQWLGADVSYVIDFSARDTWENIANPQYLLDEWNGSGYRLVYAVAMLPTGDESATIAAGAQGQYNQYFRTLAENLVANGEQNTILRIGWEFNLAESRWSSDDPESWKSFYRNIVETMRAVDGAQFEFDWNVNNGPNPYDAADYYPGDDVVDYVGVDAYDTSSKAYPYPDNCDSACFVKHQKQAWDETIYGGDRGLQFWSAFAKEHGKPLTLPEWGCWGKPDGTGGSDDPDYIQRMYDFITDTGNNVAYAAYFEYDYSSGDGGQHSLQQSFPNSAAKFKELFTTVYQQSAAS
- a CDS encoding dioxygenase family protein, producing the protein MTDPFAPGAAFDAFLPGALATSRAQRDWTPQDGALPALYLSHGAPPLFDDGEWMDQLLAWAQKMPKPKSILIISAHWESAPLSITSPFANTPLVYDFGGFAQRYFEMEYATPDAAELARLVSSVMPDVETVHQHNSRGLDHGAWVPLKTMYPLGDVPVLQLSIPTHDPAKLMDLGRRLRPLREQGVLIIGSGFMTHGLPFLTRDAMMGKVPGWSSDFDSWAQETLARGDVDTLMNYLNRAPGLPYSHPTVEHFVPAFITLGAATDPEAPVTTTIEGWMWGLSKRSFQVA
- a CDS encoding MaoC family dehydratase N-terminal domain-containing protein, with amino-acid sequence MGVNPEIVGKTYTGAPVYEVGREKIREFAEAVRSADPVHTDPEAARAQGYADVIAPPTFAIVVAQRCEGLVMADPDAGIDYSRLVHGEQRFTHHRPIVAGDRLTSVAHVDDARVMAGNGRVVTRVEITDAAGEPVTTAVSMVLIRAEDEK
- the rpmG gene encoding 50S ribosomal protein L33: MASKAADVRPKITMACVECKERNYITKKNRRNDPDRMELKKFCPRCGNHTAHRETR
- a CDS encoding MaoC/PaaZ C-terminal domain-containing protein, whose product is MKFGEVAAGDELPPADITVTRADLIRYAGASGDFNVIHWNDRVATSVGLPGVIAHGMYTMALGGRYVSDWAGGAGAVVEYGVRFTNLVPVPDDDSGATVTFSGKVTKTDEAASTVTVTLTALAGGQKVLGKAIAVVRLP
- a CDS encoding NUDIX domain-containing protein; amino-acid sequence: MTSRDPATGLPTLDDDLFTEGEPEAEFNPGIASRLPRKNVAAAALIRDEQGRVLLLEATYKPTWVMPGGVVEADEDPRLGCGRELEEELGLRREPGRLLVVDWVPRHGVWGDQLQFVFDGGVLDEDGVAGLVLQESELRAARFVAPDEFGRVALTPSLTRRLERSVEAQEKGTTEYTTYGRLGR